The Thermogemmatispora onikobensis genome includes a window with the following:
- a CDS encoding DUF1385 domain-containing protein → MMAKRVKANVKAGFSKFYYGGQAVMEGVMMRGRTSVAMAVRRPDGSIYLYEEPLEPRLYRNSLFRLPLLRGLLLLWETLVLGTRMMALSANVALGLEESEKAGEDAGAQEAVRPGGIALAGPLVISLGFAIVLFFLLPVFLAGLVPQPPGRSWLNLLLEGLIRLALLIGYLLLIGRLAEVQRVFGYHGAEHKAINAMEQGEPLDVPHVRAASRVHTRCGTGFLLLVVVVSIVVFALLGFPSLWLRLLSRVLLVPVIAAVAYELLRLGAAWYHLPPVRFLLAPSLALQGLTTREPDDSMIECAIVALERVMQHDAAEEQGQAADLPPFVTSR, encoded by the coding sequence ATGATGGCCAAGCGCGTCAAAGCGAACGTCAAAGCAGGATTCTCCAAATTCTACTATGGCGGGCAGGCCGTCATGGAGGGCGTCATGATGCGCGGACGCACCTCGGTCGCGATGGCCGTGCGCCGTCCCGATGGCAGTATCTACCTCTACGAGGAGCCGCTGGAGCCGCGGCTCTATCGCAATTCCCTGTTTCGTCTTCCATTGCTGCGGGGCTTGCTGCTCCTGTGGGAGACGCTGGTCCTGGGGACGCGCATGATGGCGCTCTCGGCCAACGTCGCCCTTGGGCTGGAGGAGTCGGAGAAGGCGGGTGAGGACGCTGGGGCTCAGGAAGCGGTGCGACCTGGGGGGATAGCTCTGGCTGGCCCACTGGTGATCTCGCTCGGCTTCGCCATCGTGCTCTTTTTCTTGCTGCCGGTTTTCCTGGCTGGCCTGGTGCCGCAGCCGCCTGGCCGGAGCTGGCTCAATCTCCTGCTGGAAGGTCTGATCCGTCTGGCGCTGCTCATTGGCTATTTGCTCCTGATCGGGCGCCTGGCCGAGGTTCAGCGCGTTTTCGGCTACCACGGGGCCGAGCATAAGGCCATCAATGCGATGGAGCAGGGCGAGCCGCTCGATGTGCCTCACGTGCGAGCCGCCTCGCGGGTGCACACGCGCTGTGGCACTGGTTTCCTGCTCCTGGTCGTCGTCGTCTCGATCGTGGTCTTTGCCCTGCTGGGCTTCCCCTCGCTCTGGCTGCGGCTGCTCTCGCGTGTCCTGCTTGTGCCCGTCATTGCGGCTGTTGCCTACGAACTGCTGCGCCTGGGGGCGGCCTGGTATCATCTGCCGCCGGTACGTTTCCTGTTGGCTCCCAGTCTGGCGCTTCAGGGTTTGACGACGCGCGAGCCTGATGATAGCATGATAGAGTGCGCAATTGTGGCGCTAGAGCGCGTTATGCAGCACGACGCTGCCGAAGAGCAGGGGCAGGCCGCTGACTTGCCGCCATTCGTGACCTCGCGCTAG